The Bos indicus x Bos taurus breed Angus x Brahman F1 hybrid chromosome 11, Bos_hybrid_MaternalHap_v2.0, whole genome shotgun sequence genome includes a region encoding these proteins:
- the LOC113901621 gene encoding 60S ribosomal protein L21-like gives MTNTKGKRRGTRYMFSRTFRKHGGVPLATFMRIYKGDIVGIKGMVTVQKGMPHKCYHGKTGRVYNVTQHAVGIIVNKQVKGKILAKRINVRIKHIKHSKSRDSFLKRVKENDQKKKEAKEKGTWVKLKRQPVPPREAHFVRTNGKEPELLEPIPYEFMA, from the coding sequence ATGACCAACACAAAGGGAAAGAGGCGGGGCACCCGCTACATGTTCTCCAGGACTTTCAGAAAACATGGAGGTGTTCCCTTGGCCACATTCATGCGAATCTACAAGGGTGATATTGTAGGTATCAAGGGAATGGTTACTGTTCAAAAAGGAATGCCCCACAAGTGTTACCATGGCAAAACTGGGAGAGTCTACAATGTCACCCAGCATGCTGTTGGCATCATTGTAAACAAACAAGTTAAGGGCaagattcttgccaagagaattaaTGTGCGTATCAAGCATATTAAGCACTCCAAGAGCCGAGATAGCTTCCTGAAACGTGTGAAGGAAAAtgatcagaaaaagaaggaagccaaAGAGAAAGGGACTTGGGTTAAGCTGAAGCGCCAGCCTGTTCCACCCAGAGAAGCACACTTTGTGAGGACCAATGGAAAGGAACCCGAACTGTTGGAGCCCATTCCCTATGAATTCATGGCCTGA